From Bacteroides uniformis:
ATGGCAAACTGCTTGTTGGTGCCCTGCTTCACATAAAGCACCTGCGAAATCAATGAACCGCATTGTCCCACTACCGCACGTCCCAGCTCGAAGTGGAGCGTCTGGTGGGGACGGAGTTTCAGATGGCTGTTGTAAGTCTCGAAGTAGCTTTTGAAGTCGGGTATCGGCTGACGGTTGGGGTGACCGTAGTCAATGCCGAGTCCGCCCCCCACATTGACGTGCTCGATGCGGATATGGCGAGCTTCCAGCTTATCCTGCAATTCGTTGACGCGGTTACACAAAGCCACGAAATCGCCCATATCCAATATTTGGGAACCGATGTGGAAATGCAGTCCGATGAATCTCAGGTTCTTCATATTCTGCGCAATGTCTATCACATGGTCCATATCCTGCATGCTGATACCAAACTTGTTTTCGGCCAGCCCAGTGGTAATATTGGCATGGGTATGGGCACCTACATTGGGATTGATACGGAAAGCCACATTGGCCACCTTACCTTTAGCGGCAGCCAGCTCGTTGATAATCTCCAGCTCGGGGACAGACTCCACATTAAAGCAGAAAATGTCATAATCCAGCCCCAGATTGATTTCCCAATCAGCCTTGCCCACCCCTGCAAAAACAATCTTGCCAGTGGGAAAACCTGCCTTGATGGCTGCACGGATTTCACCGCCACTTACACAGTCGGCACCCAAGCCGTTCTCGCGGATAATGGCAAGCACCTTGGGATTGGCATTGGCCTTCACAGCATAATGCACCGAATAGTTGCCATATCGGGCAGCTTCCGTACGGATGCACGAAAGTGTGTCGCGCAAGACCTTTGTGTCGTAGTAATAGAAGGGAGTACGCAATTCGCGGAATTTATGGATAGGGAATGTTCCTTTCATATAATAATCGTAATCTTTGTTTAGTTTAAAAAAAGGAAGATGAAAGAGGTGTCTACAAATAATTTTTCAGACGCAGATGACGCAGATTACACAAATAGGAAGCAAAAAGAATCTGCGTCATCTGTGTAATCTGCGTCTGAAAAATATCAAGAGTTATTCCTCATTGAACAGCGCATCACTGAGTGACTGCAACGCTGCCTTCTTGTCGCACTCGCGGATGAGGAAAGAAATATTATAGTTGCTACCACCGAAAGAAATCATACGTACCGGTATGTCGCGCATGGCATCCAATGCCTTGGCTTCGAAACCGACGTTTTCCCATTCGAGGTCGCCCACCACGCAGATGATGCACATGTCCTTGTCCACCGTCACTGTGCCATACTTCTTCAAGTCATCCAGAATTTCATTGAGATGCTTCACATTATCGATAGATACGGACACACCCACTTCTGAAGTACAAATCATATCGATGGAAGTCTGGTAGCTCTCGAATATCTCGAAAACCTTACGCAAGAATCCGTGAGCAAGCAACATGCGGCTGGATTTTATCTTGATGGCCGTAATGTTGTCCTTGGCAGCCACCGCCTTAATCTTACCCTTCTCCGTATCATTGGAAATCAGCGTACCCGGAGCAGTGGGGTCCATCGTATTGAGCAGACGGACGGGGATATTGGCATACTTGGCAGGCTGGATGCAGGTAGGGTGCAGAATCTTGGCACCGAAGTATGCCAGCTCGGCGGCCTCTTCGAAATGCAGATGACGCACCGGCGCAGTCTTGTCCACAATACGGGGGTCGTTGTTGTGCATGCCGTCGATATCCGTCCAAATCTGGATTTCGGAAGCGTTGATGGCAGCACCAATCAGCGAAGCCGTATAGTCGCTTCCGCCACGCTGCAGATTGTCTATCTCGCCGTAGGCGTTGCGGCAGATGTACCCCTGAGTGATATAAATCTCAGCATCCGGATGCAGTTCCAGCTGAACCTGGAGCTTGTCCTTGATATAGACCGGATCGGGCTCGGCATTCTTGTCCGTACGCATGTATTCTAAAGCCGGAAGCAACACAGACTTCACGCCGCATTCCTGCAGATAGTAGTTCATCATGGCGGTGGAAATCAACTCGCCCTGAGCCAACACCACTTTCTCCTCAAACAGAGTGAAGAGGTCTTTGGTATAAGAACGGATATAGTCAAAATGTGATTTGATGAGTTCCAGGCCTTTCTGTTTATACTCCGGAGTAGCAAAGAGTTCATCAATGTGCTGGCGATATTTACTTTCCAGCTTGTTGATAATCTCGTTGGCACCTTCCGGATTCTTCTTGTACAGATAGTCCGAAATCTCAACCAATGTGTTTGTGGTACCCGACATGGCAGAGAGAACCACAATCTTACGTTCACCATCGGTAATCAATTTGGCCACTTCCTTCATTCGCTGAGCCGAACCTACTGAAGTACCTCCAAACTTTAAAACTTTCATTTTCGTTCCTGTATTAATTAGTTTATAGTTACAAGCTACGAGCTACAAGTAGGCAGCTGCGGAGCTTTATCGTTAATTTCTGTTCTTTATAAGAATCAGTAGTTAGAGATAACTACTTAACTACTAATCATTGGTTATTGCAGGGGCGTATTCTGCTGTAACATCAGTCATCAGATGGTCTGCGCACCGGTACACCTTGCCGGGAAACTCTCGCAGCAGCTGCAGGTTGTGCGTGGTCATCACCACCAGTGCGCCGGCTTCACTGATGCCGTGCAGAAGTTCTGCAATGGCATGTCCGGTTTCCGAATCCAGGTTTCCGGTAGGCTCATCCGCAAGGATTATCTCCGGAGAGTTGAGCACTGCACGCGCAATCACAATGCGCTGTTGCTCACCACCCGACAGTTCATTAGGCAGCTTATATCCTTTGTTGCTCATCCCCACCAGGTTCAACACCTCTTCTATTTTGTCCTTAATCTCCCCTTTGCTCTTCCAACCGGTAGCACGGAGAACAAATTCAAGGTTATCGTACACCGTACGGTCTGTCAGCAACTGGAAGTCCTGGAATACGATTCCCAGCTTACGGCGCAACTGCGGGATGTGCTTACGCTTAATATGGAGCATGTCATACCCCAATACTTCAGCCTCGCCCGATGCAATATCCAGTTCGCCATAGAAAGTCTTGAGCAGGCTCGTCTTGCCGGAGCCCACTTTACCTACCAGGTACACGAACTCCCCTTTGTGAAGTTCCAAATTCACATCGTTCAGTACGCACAACTCCTGCTGGTGTATCTCTACGTCCGTATATCTTATCAGCGCCTCGCCCACCCCCATTTTAATTATTAATTTTTAATTACTTAATGTTTCTTCCACGTCGCACTGTGACGTTCCTCCAATTCACGCGCAAGGTCTTCAATGCGGTATCCTTTGGATGTGAGCAGCACGATGAGGTGATACAACAAATCAGCTCCTTCATAAATCAGGCGTTCGTCCGTACCGTTGCAAGCCTCAATGACGGTTTCCACAGCCTCTTCGCCTACCTTCTGTGCCATTTTGTTGATACCGGACTGGAAAAGACTGGTCGTATAGGAACCTTCGGGCATTTCATCATAACGCTTACAGATGAAATCCTGAAGAAGCTTTAGAAACATAACCGGCTGTTCGTTCTTCTCACCCCAGCAAGTATCTGTACCGGTATGGCAAACCGGGCCTACGGGATGTACCTGCACCAGTAACGTATCCCGGTCACAGTCTTCCTTTATGGAAACCACATTCAGGAAGTTGCCACTCTCCTCGCCTTTCGTCCAAAGACGGTTCTTGGTACGGCTGAAGAAAGTCACCTTTCCAGTTTCCACCGTCTTGTCATAAGCCTCCTTGTTCATGAAGCCAAGCATCAGCACCTTAGCGGTATCTGCATCTTGTATAATCGCCGGAACGAGTCCGTTCATCTTGTCAAAATCCATTCTATTTACGATTTAGCTATTTACTATTTACGATTGATATTACTTTAAGTGACTGGAGACTTATGATTTGCTTGAGTAATCCCAATCGTAAATCGTAAATCGTCCAATCGTAAACTCACCTTCATCTTCTCATCGCAATTCCTTGGGCACAAAGATACGATTTTAATTCGGGAATTTTGATTTCTCCGAAATGAAAAACACTGGCTGCCAGGGCAGCATCTGCTTTTCCCTGCAAAAAGACGTCACGAAAATGTTCTTTGGCACCTGCCCCTCCCGATGCAATGATGGGGATGGACAATCCGTCGGCAAGGCTGGAAAGCGCTTCATTGGCATAACCGGTCTTGACACCGTCGTGATTCATGCTGGTGAACAATATCTCGCCCGCACCACGTTCCTGGGCTTCTTTTGTCCACGCAAACAGTTCCTTATCCGTTTCCACACGACCACCGTTCAAGTAGCATCGCCATCCCTTCTCTGTCTGTTTGGCATCAACTGCCAGTACACAAACCTGAGAACCGAAGTTCTTCGCAATCTCGTCTATCAATCCGGGACGGCGGATAGCTGAGGAATTGATGGAGATTTTATCGGCACCTGCATTCAGTAGCCTATCCACGTCACCCAGTTCATGAATGCCTCCACCTACAGTAAAAGGAATGCTGATATTCGCAGCTATGCGTTTCACCAATTCAGTGAAAGTCTTACGGCCTTCAAAACTGGCTGTGATGTCGAGAAAAACCAGTTCGTCGGCACCCTGCTCACTATAAGCACGCGCCAGTTCTACCGGGTCGCCGGCCTGGCGGAGGTTCACGAAATTGGTACCTTTCACTGTCTGCCCATCTTTAATGTCGAGGCAAGAAATGATTCTTTTTGCTAACACGGCGGTTTGAGTTATAAGTTATGAGTTATAAGTGATTAATTTTCACCTTTCAACTAACAAAATTTTCCAGTTCTTTGAAGGTGATGCGGCCTTCGTACAGAGCCTTACCGAAAATAACGGCAGGTATGCCGACAACTTCCAAATGGCGTATATCATCGGCACAGCTTACGCCTCCACTTGCTATCAGATAGAGTTCAGGATGGTGCTCCAGTATCTCCTTATACAACGCTATCGATGGTCCTTGCAGCATTCCGTCACAACTGATATCAGTACAGATAACCTTACGGACCCCCTTCTCTACATAGTCTTTCAAGAACGGAAACAGTTCGCAGCCACTCTCATCCTTCCAACCATTGACGGCTATTTTATGCTCTTTCACATCAGCGCCAAGAATAATTTTCTCGGAACCATACATTTGAAGCCATTTGCAGAACAATTCGGGATTCTTCACAGCAATGCTGCCACCGGTCACCATCTGCGCACCGTTCTCAAAAGCTATCACCAAATCTTCATCACTCTTCACCCCACCTCCAAAATCAATAATAAGAGACGTACGCACAGCTATCTGTTCCAACGTACGGTAGTTTACCACATGATGGGAAGCCGCACCGTCCAAATCGACCACATGAAGTCTGCGGATACCATGAGCCTCCAGCTCCAGGGCCACTTCCACGGGATTTTCGTTGTACACCTTCTTGCTGTCATAATCGCCTTGGGAAAGGCGTACACATTTTCCGTCAATAATGTCAATAGCGGGAATCAGTTCTATCATTTTATTTACGATTTGACGATTTACAGTTCCAGGAAATTCCGCAAAATACGCTCTCCCACACTTCCACTCTTTTCCGGATGGAACTGTGTGGCGTAGTAATTGCCTTTATGCAAAGCGGCACTGAACGGATGAATGTAATCCGTCACGGCTGCCGTACAATCATTGACTGGCACATAGAAACTATGTACGAAATAAACAAACTCTTCTTTAGTAAAGCCTTTAAAAAGTCCGCTATTCGTCCGGGCAATGGTATTCCATCCCATATGAGGTACTTTATCCTCGTGCCTCTGCGAAATGAAACGTTTCACATCAGTATCAAAAATACCCAGGCAATCCACATCCCCCTCTTCAGAGTGGCGGCACATCAACTGCATGCCCAGGCAAATGCCCAATACCGGCTGGCGTAACTCCTTTATCAGCCTATCCATACCACCGGCACGCAAAAAGTCCATAGTGGTTTCCGCCTCTCCCACACCGGGAAAGATAACCTTATCGGCAGCACGTAGCACAGCCTCATCCGCCGTAATCACTGCCTCTACTCCCAGACGCTTCAAAGCATAATCCACCGAACGGATATTGCCTGCATTATATTTGACAACTGCAACTTTCATTTTTTTAATTGAGAATTGACCATTGAAAGGTAATAATTGAAAGGTAATGACAAGTTCCCCACCATCAACTATCAATTATCAACTATCAACTAATTAAATATTACCGTTTTGTTCTTATATGCCAACACCTTGCGTTCAATATGCTTCTGAACAGCACGAGAAAGCACAATCTTTTCCAAGTCCTTACCCTTGTTCACCAAATCCTGCACAGTGTCCTTGTGTGTAATACGCACCACATCCTGCTCTATGATGGGACCGGCATCCAATTCTGTGGTAACATAGTGGCTGGTAGCTCCAATAATCTTCACTCCACGTTCAAACGCAGCATGATAGGGCTTCGCTCCCACAAATGCCGGAAGGAAAGAGTGATGGATATTGATTATCCTATTGGGATAAGCGTTTATCATTTGCTCGGAAATGACCTGCATGTAGCGCGCCAGCACTATGAAAGTTATCTTATGCTTTGCCAGTAACTCCATTTCCTTCTTCTCTTGTTCCTCCTTTGTCTCTTTGGTAATGGGGAAAAGATGGAAAGGAATACCGAAACGCTCGGCCACGTGCTGCAAATCGGGATGATTGCTTATAATAAGAGGTATCTCCACATTCCACTCACCAGCGGTGTAACGCGCCAACAAGTCGAACAAGCAATGGGACATCTTTGAAACAAAGATAGCCATACGCGGTTTTGTATCGGAGAAATAGAGACGGAAATTCATCTCATATTTCTGTGCATACAAAGTGGCAAAATAATCCTCAATCTTTTCCTGAGGCACCAGAAAATCTTTCAATTCCCATTCAATACGCATAAAAAAGATATTCTCTACATGGTCTACATACTGATCCAGATAGATAATATTACCTTTATTCACCGTTATAAAGTCTGTTACTTCTGCCAATATGCCTGGTTTGTCAGGGCAGTGCAGCAACAGTTTGGCTGTTTTCATCATCCTAAAATGTTTTTTATCATTTTTCAAATTACAACATTCTCGTTTTGAGTCCGCAAAAATAACGATTTATTGCAAAACAACGAACTTTTCGAGCAAGAAGTTTAAAACAAGCTCCGAAATGTTTCGTTTTCTCCAGGAAAGGTTTTCATATCAAGAATAAAACAGTGCATAAACGTATTTCTAAACAGTTGTTAAATTTACTTTTCTCTTATTTTTCCAATCTTCTCAATATGAGGATATAAAGCAAATACAGCACAAAACGCTTGGAAAAAAGTTCGCCATAGCTATTGCAGATATCAAAGAAATGCCTACCTTTGCAACCGCAATCAAGAGAGATAGCAACGAAAGAATGAAATAATGGTGCGTTAGTTCAGTTGGTTAGAATACATGCCTGTCACGCATGGGGTCACGGGTTCGAGTCCCGTACGCACCGCGAAAGCAAATAGCGAATTAAAGCAAAGCTCTGAAATTCAAGGATTTCAGAGCTTTTTCTTTTTCTCTACTTCGGCAAAAAATAGCAGTTTCAGGCAGTTCTCACGTGGCTTATTCGTGGGATGGAAAATCCAGTGTAAGCTGCCCCCTAAAACCAAGCGATTCTGCCCCCTTAAAACATTCAACAATGCCCCCTTAAAAAGTCTTGACCGATGGGGTTATTATTATTTTAGTTTATTTCCCTCTGTATGCAGCCATTTTACGGACACTTTCTCCTGTCAGCTCAATCCGGTGCGCCGTATGTATAATACGATCCATAATGGCATCTGCTACTGTAGGGTCTCCGATTGCATCATACCAATTGTCCGTTGGCAGTTGCGAGGTGATGATGATGGACTTGCGCCCATGTCGGTCCTCTATTATATCGAGCAGGATGGGTCGTTCCTTGGCATCAAGGTTCACAAGGAAGAGGTCATCCAATATGAGCAGCGTGCTCCGTTCGATTCTCTTGAGTTCCGATTCCAGTGTGCCTTTTACTTTTGCCACCTTAAGCGTACCCATAAGTTTCGGAGCATTCGCATAATATGTCCGTATGCCCTTCTTGCAGGCTTCATACCCCATTGCTGTGGCAAGGAAGCTCTTCCCGGTACCGGATGACCCTGTGATGAAGAGGTTCTGTCCCTTGCGGATGAACTCCAGCGATGCAAGCCGCTCCATCTGATTGCGGTCAAGGCCACGCGGGATTGCATAGTCTATCTGCTCGAGGCAGGCCTTGTAGCGGAACGCCGCCCCGCGTATAAGGCGTTGGATGGCTGCATTGGCACGGTAGTCCCATTCCCTGGCAAGTAACATGTGCAGGAAAGAGTCGATTGTCATTGTTTCTGCCATAGTGGAGGTTAGGCTTTCAGTGAAGGCGGCGGCCATGCCGTGCAGCTTCATACGGTTCATCAGTTCGATTGTCAACGTGTTGCGGTCTTTTTCGACAGCTATCGGTGCGGTAAGATTATTTGTTTCCATTGTTGTCTCTATTTAAATGTTTTAATTGTGCGAAGTAGGCTGCTCCGCGGATGTTTTTGTGGATAGATGTTACGGGGACCTCATCGTCAATGTCGTCTTTTGACAGGAAGTCTGCATCATCCCCGCGTTCAAGGATCCGCCTTATCTCCTGATATCCGTATAGGCGCAGTTGCGTGGCGCATGCGCTTGCCGCCACCAACCGTTCCAGCCCGAAGGTCTTCTCCAACGCCATGATGCCTCTGCATGAACGGAACGCCGCGGGAGGATACTTCTTGAGTTCCGCCACCTTGCGCAGATACAGCAGCAGGACGTTATCTGTCTGGCCGGCCCGTTCGTAAATCTGTTCCAGATCCTTTTCATAACTTCCATGACGTCCGGGCAGTCCGTGGGCATCCTTGGTCGTATAGGAGTATGGCGTGTCATCGCGCTGGTGTGTGGTCACCAGACGCAGGCCATGATATATTTCCAGCGTGTCCGCATCATAGACAATCTCGACACGTTTGCCTATATACTCTTTCGGTACGCTGTAATGGTGAAGCCTGAAGGTGACATAGCCGTTACGCATTACTGTTGCGGAGCGTCGCTCTTTCATCTGATGGCGTATGGCGGGAAGCGGGCGGAGGCAGTCGGACTCAATCTGCTCGAACTGTTCCCGTCTGGACTGGGGACGCCCGCTCATCCTGCGTCCGTTGAAGGCCGAGAGCGATTCGGATATGGCCGCATTCAGAGACTCCAGCGAGTGGAATACAAGACCCTCGATGTCAGCGTAGACGGATCGGTAAAGTAGCTTCACGGCATTCTCCACCAAGGCCTTGTCCTTTGGATGACGTACCCGTGTGGGGTATACGGTACATCCGTAGTGTTCGGCAAATGCCGCAAACTCCTCGTTGATTACCGGCTCGTTACGGTCGCTGCGGGTTACCGCCGATTTGAGGTTGTCTGGTACGATCGCCATCGGAACCCCGCCGTAAAAATGAAGCGCGTTCTCACACGCCTTAATCAAGTCCTGTCTTGACTGGGACCAGACCGCCTCACAATAGGTATAGTGGCTGCACGGAAGTATGGGCCACGAACACTTCAACGCTGCGACATTCACCGCTTTCACTGTCAACGACTTCCAGTTTGTCACCGGCGAAGTCGATATACATCTGGTCTCCGGCATAATGCTCGACATGGCCTACGACATGTGTCACCATACGGTAACGCATGAGATAGTTGCCGAAACTGGCATGTCTGTATCCGTCAGGATGGGTCTCGCGGTACTCTTCGTACAGGGTTTTCACTGTTACGCCTCGGCGGCTAAGCCGGGCAGCATACTCAGGAAGGAGTGCCTCAAGCTCAAGCTGGCGTTGTGACGGTTCCCTGTTACGGCCAACACCTTCAGAGAACATTTCCTGGATGCGAGCGGAAGGCATGGCGGCCAACTCCTTTATCGGTATACCACACTCTTGAAACAGGCGCACATATCTGCGCACCGTGTTGCGGGAAAGCTCAAAGCTCCTGCTTATCTGCTTTATCCCCATCCCCAATGCGTAACATTGGAGGATGTTTGCTATCTTTGTTGTCATAGTAGAAATGATTTTATCCCACCGGTCAAGACGGGAATCAAATCTACGAAAAATCCCCTGCCGGGCATTGCCAAGCAGGGGTATTTTTATATTGGAATCAAGGGGGTAGGATTATTTTAGCACAAGGGGGCAGAATCGCTTGGTTTTAGGGGGCAGCTTACACTGGATTTTCCAACAGGCTTTAAGTTTGCTTTATCCAGTATTATGGAAAGTTTTTCTACTCGTGGAGTTGTCCGCCCGTCTTTTTCACCTAACGGAGTATTGGAATATTTTAGACCTGAAATGGCACAATGTATGCTTTTATCTTCTTTTCCGCCCCCGACCATAAAGGGAAAGGCAAAAAAGTATTGTTCAGGTTTTAGATATTTATCTATTTCAGTAAAAACATCCCAGTTATTTTGGAAAAATACAACATTTGCTTTTCCTGCTGACTTTGAAAGACTTGGCAATATAGTTGATAATTGCAATTTATTGGTGGAGACAATAATGTATTCAAAATCATTGTTTGACGAAAGTTCGTCTATTACTGTAGGCTTAAAGATTATATCTGTATCTTTTCTTGCTTTCTCTCTAAAGTCAGAACAGATAATGCGAATACCATCTTTTTGTACAAGTTCTTTTTGCTCCTTACGCACCAATACAGCAACGTCACATCCTGCTTTGGATAATTGCCAGCCATAAGAACAACCCACTACGCCAGCACCG
This genomic window contains:
- the hisF gene encoding imidazole glycerol phosphate synthase subunit HisF, whose product is MLAKRIISCLDIKDGQTVKGTNFVNLRQAGDPVELARAYSEQGADELVFLDITASFEGRKTFTELVKRIAANISIPFTVGGGIHELGDVDRLLNAGADKISINSSAIRRPGLIDEIAKNFGSQVCVLAVDAKQTEKGWRCYLNGGRVETDKELFAWTKEAQERGAGEILFTSMNHDGVKTGYANEALSSLADGLSIPIIASGGAGAKEHFRDVFLQGKADAALAASVFHFGEIKIPELKSYLCAQGIAMRR
- the hisIE gene encoding bifunctional phosphoribosyl-AMP cyclohydrolase/phosphoribosyl-ATP diphosphatase HisIE: MDFDKMNGLVPAIIQDADTAKVLMLGFMNKEAYDKTVETGKVTFFSRTKNRLWTKGEESGNFLNVVSIKEDCDRDTLLVQVHPVGPVCHTGTDTCWGEKNEQPVMFLKLLQDFICKRYDEMPEGSYTTSLFQSGINKMAQKVGEEAVETVIEACNGTDERLIYEGADLLYHLIVLLTSKGYRIEDLARELEERHSATWKKH
- a CDS encoding aspartate kinase; the encoded protein is MKVLKFGGTSVGSAQRMKEVAKLITDGERKIVVLSAMSGTTNTLVEISDYLYKKNPEGANEIINKLESKYRQHIDELFATPEYKQKGLELIKSHFDYIRSYTKDLFTLFEEKVVLAQGELISTAMMNYYLQECGVKSVLLPALEYMRTDKNAEPDPVYIKDKLQVQLELHPDAEIYITQGYICRNAYGEIDNLQRGGSDYTASLIGAAINASEIQIWTDIDGMHNNDPRIVDKTAPVRHLHFEEAAELAYFGAKILHPTCIQPAKYANIPVRLLNTMDPTAPGTLISNDTEKGKIKAVAAKDNITAIKIKSSRMLLAHGFLRKVFEIFESYQTSIDMICTSEVGVSVSIDNVKHLNEILDDLKKYGTVTVDKDMCIICVVGDLEWENVGFEAKALDAMRDIPVRMISFGGSNYNISFLIRECDKKAALQSLSDALFNEE
- a CDS encoding cell division ATP-binding protein FtsE, whose translation is MGVGEALIRYTDVEIHQQELCVLNDVNLELHKGEFVYLVGKVGSGKTSLLKTFYGELDIASGEAEVLGYDMLHIKRKHIPQLRRKLGIVFQDFQLLTDRTVYDNLEFVLRATGWKSKGEIKDKIEEVLNLVGMSNKGYKLPNELSGGEQQRIVIARAVLNSPEIILADEPTGNLDSETGHAIAELLHGISEAGALVVMTTHNLQLLREFPGKVYRCADHLMTDVTAEYAPAITND
- the hisH gene encoding imidazole glycerol phosphate synthase subunit HisH, giving the protein MKVAVVKYNAGNIRSVDYALKRLGVEAVITADEAVLRAADKVIFPGVGEAETTMDFLRAGGMDRLIKELRQPVLGICLGMQLMCRHSEEGDVDCLGIFDTDVKRFISQRHEDKVPHMGWNTIARTNSGLFKGFTKEEFVYFVHSFYVPVNDCTAAVTDYIHPFSAALHKGNYYATQFHPEKSGSVGERILRNFLEL
- the hisA gene encoding 1-(5-phosphoribosyl)-5-[(5-phosphoribosylamino)methylideneamino]imidazole-4-carboxamide isomerase; protein product: MIELIPAIDIIDGKCVRLSQGDYDSKKVYNENPVEVALELEAHGIRRLHVVDLDGAASHHVVNYRTLEQIAVRTSLIIDFGGGVKSDEDLVIAFENGAQMVTGGSIAVKNPELFCKWLQMYGSEKIILGADVKEHKIAVNGWKDESGCELFPFLKDYVEKGVRKVICTDISCDGMLQGPSIALYKEILEHHPELYLIASGGVSCADDIRHLEVVGIPAVIFGKALYEGRITFKELENFVS
- the purU gene encoding formyltetrahydrofolate deformylase; the encoded protein is MMKTAKLLLHCPDKPGILAEVTDFITVNKGNIIYLDQYVDHVENIFFMRIEWELKDFLVPQEKIEDYFATLYAQKYEMNFRLYFSDTKPRMAIFVSKMSHCLFDLLARYTAGEWNVEIPLIISNHPDLQHVAERFGIPFHLFPITKETKEEQEKKEMELLAKHKITFIVLARYMQVISEQMINAYPNRIINIHHSFLPAFVGAKPYHAAFERGVKIIGATSHYVTTELDAGPIIEQDVVRITHKDTVQDLVNKGKDLEKIVLSRAVQKHIERKVLAYKNKTVIFN
- the lysA gene encoding diaminopimelate decarboxylase, translated to MKGTFPIHKFRELRTPFYYYDTKVLRDTLSCIRTEAARYGNYSVHYAVKANANPKVLAIIRENGLGADCVSGGEIRAAIKAGFPTGKIVFAGVGKADWEINLGLDYDIFCFNVESVPELEIINELAAAKGKVANVAFRINPNVGAHTHANITTGLAENKFGISMQDMDHVIDIAQNMKNLRFIGLHFHIGSQILDMGDFVALCNRVNELQDKLEARHIRIEHVNVGGGLGIDYGHPNRQPIPDFKSYFETYNSHLKLRPHQTLHFELGRAVVGQCGSLISQVLYVKQGTNKQFAILDAGMTDLIRPALYQAFHKIENITSDAPVQAYDVVGPICESSDVFGKAIDLNGVKRGDLIALRSAGAYGEIMASGYNCRELPQGYTSDELV
- a CDS encoding ketopantoate reductase family protein, producing MKILIYGAGVVGCSYGWQLSKAGCDVAVLVRKEQKELVQKDGIRIICSDFREKARKDTDIIFKPTVIDELSSNNDFEYIIVSTNKLQLSTILPSLSKSAGKANVVFFQNNWDVFTEIDKYLKPEQYFFAFPFMVGGGKEDKSIHCAISGLKYSNTPLGEKDGRTTPRVEKLSIILDKANLKPVGKSSVSCPLKPSDSAPLC
- the istB gene encoding IS21-like element helper ATPase IstB, with translation METNNLTAPIAVEKDRNTLTIELMNRMKLHGMAAAFTESLTSTMAETMTIDSFLHMLLAREWDYRANAAIQRLIRGAAFRYKACLEQIDYAIPRGLDRNQMERLASLEFIRKGQNLFITGSSGTGKSFLATAMGYEACKKGIRTYYANAPKLMGTLKVAKVKGTLESELKRIERSTLLILDDLFLVNLDAKERPILLDIIEDRHGRKSIIITSQLPTDNWYDAIGDPTVADAIMDRIIHTAHRIELTGESVRKMAAYRGK